A single window of Toxotes jaculatrix isolate fToxJac2 chromosome 4, fToxJac2.pri, whole genome shotgun sequence DNA harbors:
- the mad1l1 gene encoding mitotic spindle assembly checkpoint protein MAD1, which produces MDLEDDTTVLTTLKSFNSFISRPEHPQRLSDHSAGSGNLQSQYKRSMELLEAAERVHSKNRYLQLDQEKKQMELSHKRARFELEKAASDSARDLEHEVDRNQELLGRIKKLEDREIEAAKNLSEQVEASRALRKNMEGLNKKLEERDSRLNTANQTISSLKDEIRELKQKIQNKDSTISTQTLENQELQEQLDLQRRKYQEVSQLCQSLQSAQSSCSEHIIKIKELERRLSLQEQDIAIVKTVKSEVARVPDLEKELKRLRDDNAFLRESRENCSLLKEEVEGLRKKLERMEKTKEELINMELEKERLAEKLQAWENLGQSTGLNIRKPEDLSREVIQIQQREIALKEQNYTLNSRVRSVERSQAELRAELAQQRSKTLEEQKKRETQDALVRRLQKRVLLLTKERDGMRAILESYDSELAPTEYSPQLSKRLREAEDVLLKTQSHNAEMEAQLTKAQEETGTLKLQLQTVELELESLKKQQASAADSSSLATKEEVSILRQKIEDLEAERQRLEEQNNILEMRLERHNLQGDYDPVKTRVLHLKMNPTAVAKQQRQQEVEALREEVTHLRELVRTLQDGGALVHSQDDSSMHSSSLGLCLPPSKEVLDLRKQMESSELRNQRLKEVFQKKIQEFRTVCYVLTGYQIDITTENQYRLTSVYAEHMDDSLLFKKGSNGSMQLMETEFSKTLGEMVALHLHHQKSIPAFLSAVTLDLFSRQTTI; this is translated from the exons ATGGATTTAGAAGACGACACCACTGTGTTAACAACCTTGAAGTCCTTCAATTCCTTCATCAGCCGCCCTGAACATCCACAGCGGCTGTCAGATCACTCTGCAGGGAGTGGAAACCTGCAGAGTCAGTACAAACGCAGCATGGAG CTGTTGGAAGCAGCAGAGAGGGTTCACTCAAAGAATCGCTACCTTCAGTTGGACCAGGAGAAGAAGCAGATGGAGCTGAGTCACAAGCGAGCTCGCTTTGAATTAGAGAAGGCTGCTTCTGACAGTGCACGAGACTTGGAG CATGAGGTTGACCGCAACCAGGAACTCTTGGGACGAATAAAAAAGTTGGAGGACAGAGAGATTGAGGCAGCTAAAAACCTTTCAGAGCAGGTGGAAGCAAGTCGTGCGCTCCGTAAGAACATGGAGGGCCTGAACAAGAAACTGGAGGAGCGAGATTCTAGGCTTAACACTGCTAAccag ACCATCAGTTCTTTGAAGGATGAGATCAGAGAGCTGAAGCAAAAGATTCAAAACAAAGACTCAACAATTTCTACTCAGACGCTGGAAAACCAGGAACTGCAGGAACAGCTAGATTTACAGCGCAG GAAGTATCAGGAAGTCTCTCAGCTTTGCCAAAGTCTCCAATCTGCCCAGTCCTCCTGCTCAGAACACATCATCAAGATCAAG GAGTTGGAGAGACGCCTTTCTCTCCAGGAGCAAGACATTGCTATTGTGAAGACTGTTAAGTCGGAGGTGGCCAGGGTTCCAGATCTGGAGAAAGAGCTGAAGCGCCTCAGAGATGATAATGCCTTTCTTAG agaaagcagagagaattGCAGCTTGCTGAAAGAGGAGGTAGAGGGCTTAaggaagaagctggagaggatggagaaaaccaaagaagagCTGATCAATATGGAACTGGAGAAAGAG AGGCTGGCTGAGAAGCTTCAAGCTTGGGAAAACCTGGGGCAATCTACTGGACTCAACATAAG gaaACCGGAGGATCTGTCCAGGGAGGTGATTCAGATCCAGCAGAGAGAAATTGCTCTGAAAGAGCAGAACTACACACTCAACAGCCG TGTGAGGAGTGTGGAGCGCTCGCAGGCTGAACTCCGTGCAGAGCTGGCCCAGCAGCGCAGCAAGACTCTGgaggaacagaagaagagggagacacAGGACGCTCTGGTCCGTCGACTACAGAAGAGAGTGTTGTTATTGACAAAG gAGCGCGATGGAATGCGGGCTATACTAGAGTCCTATGACAGCGAGCTGGCGCCTACCGAGTATTCTCCTCAACTCAGCAAACGgctcagagaggcagaggatgTCCTGCTGAAGACACAGAGCCACAATGCAGAGATGGAG GCCCAGCTGACCAAAGCACAGGAAGAGACGGGGACGCTCAAACTGCAGCTACAAACA gtggagctggagctggagtctctgaagaagcagcaggcctctgctgctgacagcagctCTTTAGCGACCAAAGAAGAGGTCAGCATACTCAG acaaaaaattGAAGACTTAGAGGCAGAGCGGCAGCGTTTGGAGGAGCAGAACAACATTCTGGAGATGAGACTGGAGAGACACAACCTACAG gGCGACTATGATCCAGTCAAAACCAGAGTTCTTCACCTCAAAATGAACCCCACTGCTGTTGCCAAGCAACAGCGTCAGCAGGAAGTGGAGGCCCTTCGGGAGGAAGTGACACATCTCAGGGAACTTGTGCGCACGTTGCAGGACGGAGGCGCTCTGGTCCATTCTCAGGACGATTCCAGTATGCACAGCTCCAGCCTCGGCCTCTGTTTGCCGCCATCAAAGGAGGTGCTGG ATTTACGTAAGCAGATGGAAAGCTCTGAGCTCAGGAACCAGAGGCTGAAGGAGGTATTTCAGAAGAAAATCCAGGAGTTCCGCACAGTCTGCTACGTCCTGACCGGCTATCAGATAGATATCACCACTGAGAACCAATACAGGCTCACCTCCGTGTATGCAGAGCACATGGACGACTCCTTGCTCTTCAAAAAG